From the genome of Pseudomonas sp. TMP9, one region includes:
- the ileS gene encoding isoleucine--tRNA ligase yields the protein MTDYKATLNLPDTQFPMKAGLPQREPQILQRWNDMGLYQKLRAQGEGRPKFVLHDGPPYANGSIHIGHAVNKILKDIITRSKTLSGYDAPYVPGWDCHGLPIEHKVETTFGKNQPSDLTRERCRTYAGEQIEGQKADFIRLGVLGDWDNPYKTMDFANEAGEIRALAEMVKQGFVFKGLKPVNWCFDCGSALAEAEVEYQDKKSDAIDVAFVVEDADKLAAAFGLASLPKAASIVIWTTTPWTIPANQALNVHPEFTYALVDTGERLLLMAEELVESCLARYGLQGDVIATAQGAALELIRFRHPFYPRFSPVYLAEYVELGAGTGVVHSAPAYGEDDFRSCKGYGMSNDDILSPVQSNGVYVSDLPFFGGQFIWKANPAIVAKLEEVGALLKYQAIQHSYMHCWRHKTPLIYRATAQWFVGMDRQPNEGATLRERALGAIEQTHFVPAWGQARLHGMIAGRPDWCISRQRNWGVPIPFFLHKATGELHPHTAELMEAVAKRVEQQGIEAWFKLDAAELLGDEAADYDKISDTLDVWFDSGTTHWHVLRGSHPLGHAAGPRADLYLEGSDQHRGWFHSSLLTGAAIDGHAPYKELLTHGFVVDENGRKMSKSMGNVVAPQEVNDSLGADILRLWVSSTDYSGEMAVSKVILQRSADSYRRIRNTARFLLSNLSGFDPTQHLLPVDDMLALDRWAVDRALLLQREIEEAYDSYRFWNVYQKVHNFCVQELGGFYLDIIKDRQYTTAADSVARRSCQTAMFHIAEALVRWIAPVLSFTADEFWQYLPGARNESVMLNGWYQGLSELPQDFELSREFWERVMAVKVAVNKEMENLRAAKAIGGNLQAEVTLYAEDSLIADLNKLGNELRFVLITSTASLAPLSSAPSDAVETDVAGLKLKVLKSGHVKCARCWHHREDVGVNPAHPEICGRCVDNIEGAGEVRHYA from the coding sequence ATGACCGATTACAAAGCCACGCTAAATCTGCCTGATACCCAATTCCCGATGAAGGCGGGTCTGCCGCAGCGCGAGCCGCAGATTCTGCAGCGCTGGAATGACATGGGCCTCTATCAGAAGCTGCGCGCCCAGGGCGAAGGCCGGCCGAAGTTCGTTCTGCACGACGGCCCGCCCTACGCCAACGGCAGCATTCACATCGGTCACGCGGTCAATAAAATCCTCAAAGACATCATCACCCGTTCAAAAACCCTGTCCGGCTACGATGCCCCTTACGTGCCAGGCTGGGATTGTCATGGCCTGCCGATTGAGCACAAGGTCGAAACCACCTTCGGCAAGAATCAGCCGTCCGACCTGACCCGCGAGCGCTGCCGCACCTATGCCGGTGAGCAGATCGAAGGGCAGAAAGCTGACTTTATTCGCCTCGGTGTGCTGGGCGATTGGGACAATCCGTACAAGACTATGGACTTCGCCAACGAAGCCGGCGAGATCCGTGCGTTGGCTGAGATGGTCAAGCAAGGTTTCGTGTTCAAAGGCCTGAAGCCAGTGAACTGGTGCTTCGATTGTGGTTCGGCGCTGGCTGAGGCGGAAGTCGAGTATCAGGACAAAAAGTCCGATGCCATTGATGTCGCCTTTGTGGTCGAAGATGCCGACAAGCTGGCCGCCGCATTTGGTCTGGCCAGCTTGCCTAAGGCTGCCTCCATCGTGATCTGGACCACCACGCCGTGGACCATTCCCGCTAACCAAGCCCTGAACGTTCACCCGGAATTCACTTACGCCTTGGTCGACACCGGTGAGCGCCTGCTGCTGATGGCTGAAGAGTTGGTCGAAAGCTGCTTGGCCCGTTACGGCCTGCAAGGTGACGTGATCGCCACTGCACAAGGCGCCGCGCTGGAGCTAATCCGCTTCCGTCATCCGTTTTACCCGCGTTTTTCGCCGGTGTATCTGGCCGAATACGTTGAGTTAGGCGCCGGCACGGGCGTGGTGCATTCAGCCCCAGCCTATGGCGAAGACGACTTCCGTTCCTGCAAAGGCTACGGCATGAGCAACGATGACATTCTCAGCCCGGTGCAGAGCAACGGCGTGTATGTCAGCGATCTGCCGTTCTTTGGTGGCCAGTTTATCTGGAAGGCCAACCCGGCAATCGTCGCCAAGCTGGAGGAAGTCGGTGCCCTGCTTAAATACCAAGCCATCCAGCACAGCTACATGCACTGCTGGCGGCACAAGACCCCGCTGATCTACCGCGCCACGGCGCAGTGGTTTGTCGGTATGGACCGTCAGCCCAATGAGGGTGCCACCCTGCGTGAGCGTGCGCTGGGCGCCATTGAGCAGACTCATTTCGTCCCGGCATGGGGCCAGGCGCGTTTGCACGGCATGATTGCTGGGAGGCCGGACTGGTGCATCTCACGTCAGCGCAATTGGGGCGTGCCGATTCCATTCTTTCTGCACAAAGCCACGGGTGAACTGCACCCGCATACCGCCGAGTTGATGGAGGCGGTGGCCAAGCGGGTCGAGCAGCAAGGGATTGAAGCTTGGTTCAAACTCGATGCTGCTGAGTTGCTGGGCGATGAAGCCGCCGATTACGACAAAATCAGCGACACCCTAGACGTCTGGTTTGACTCCGGCACCACCCACTGGCACGTATTGCGTGGCTCACACCCACTCGGGCACGCTGCGGGTCCGCGCGCTGATCTGTACCTGGAAGGCTCCGACCAACACCGCGGCTGGTTTCATTCGTCCTTGCTGACCGGTGCAGCCATCGACGGCCATGCGCCCTACAAAGAGCTGCTGACCCATGGCTTTGTGGTCGATGAAAACGGCCGCAAAATGTCCAAATCGATGGGCAATGTGGTCGCGCCGCAAGAAGTAAACGACAGCTTGGGCGCTGATATTTTACGCCTGTGGGTGTCTTCCACCGACTACTCCGGTGAGATGGCTGTATCTAAAGTCATTCTGCAGCGCAGTGCCGACTCTTACCGGCGTATCCGTAATACCGCGCGCTTCCTGCTCTCCAACCTCAGTGGTTTCGACCCGACGCAGCATCTGCTGCCGGTGGATGACATGCTGGCGTTGGACCGTTGGGCGGTTGATCGCGCCTTGCTTCTGCAGCGCGAGATCGAAGAAGCCTACGACAGTTATCGCTTCTGGAACGTTTACCAGAAGGTGCACAACTTCTGCGTCCAGGAGTTGGGCGGTTTCTACCTCGACATCATCAAAGACCGTCAGTACACCACCGCAGCGGACAGCGTGGCACGCCGTTCCTGTCAGACGGCGATGTTCCATATCGCCGAAGCCTTGGTGCGCTGGATCGCTCCGGTGTTGTCTTTCACCGCTGATGAGTTCTGGCAATACCTGCCAGGCGCGCGTAATGAATCGGTGATGCTCAATGGCTGGTATCAGGGCCTGAGCGAACTGCCGCAAGACTTTGAGCTGAGTCGCGAGTTTTGGGAGCGCGTCATGGCGGTCAAGGTCGCGGTGAACAAAGAAATGGAAAACCTGCGAGCAGCCAAGGCTATTGGCGGCAACCTGCAGGCCGAAGTGACCTTGTATGCCGAAGACAGCTTGATCGCTGACCTAAACAAACTGGGCAACGAGCTGCGCTTTGTACTGATCACCTCCACCGCCAGCCTAGCGCCGCTCAGCAGCGCGCCAAGTGATGCGGTAGAAACCGACGTGGCCGGGCTCAAACTGAAAGTGCTGAAGTCGGGCCACGTTAAGTGCGCCCGTTGCTGGCACCACCGGGAAGATGTTGGGGTAAACCCAGCGCACCCGGAAATCTGCGGCCGCTGTGTGGACAATATCGAAGGTGCAGGCGAGGTGCGTCACTATGCTTAA
- the lspA gene encoding signal peptidase II has translation MSARFGKLTWLWLSLGIFVVDQATKFWFDNNLTMYQQIIIIPDYFSWTLAYNTGAAFSFLADAAGWQRWFFAAVATVVSVVLVVWLKRLKPGETWLALALALVLGGALGNLVDRVVFGHVVDFILLHWHQQWYFPAFNVADMAITCGAILLALDMFKSENSGEKAHD, from the coding sequence ATGAGTGCACGTTTCGGCAAACTGACTTGGCTTTGGCTGAGCTTGGGCATATTTGTGGTCGATCAGGCCACTAAGTTTTGGTTCGACAACAACCTGACTATGTACCAGCAAATCATCATCATTCCTGACTACTTCAGCTGGACGTTGGCCTACAACACCGGCGCGGCGTTTAGCTTTTTAGCCGATGCGGCAGGCTGGCAGCGCTGGTTTTTTGCAGCCGTTGCCACTGTCGTCAGCGTGGTGCTGGTGGTGTGGCTCAAGCGCCTGAAGCCAGGCGAAACCTGGTTGGCGCTGGCGCTGGCACTGGTGCTCGGCGGCGCGTTAGGTAATCTGGTTGACCGCGTGGTGTTTGGCCACGTGGTTGACTTCATCCTGCTGCACTGGCACCAGCAATGGTATTTCCCCGCCTTTAACGTGGCGGATATGGCGATTACGTGTGGCGCCATCTTGCTGGCGCTGGATATGTTTAAAAGCGAAAACTC
- the murJ gene encoding murein biosynthesis integral membrane protein MurJ: MNLLKSLAAVSSMTLLSRVLGFVRDTIIARTFGAGVASDAFVVAFKLPNLLRRIFAEGAFSQAFVPILAEYKTQQGDEATRTFLAYVTGLLTLVLALVTFIGILAAPWIVWASAPGFADEAERFELTTDLLRITFPYILLISLSSLAGAVLNTWNRFSVPAFVPTLLNISMIVFALFLTPYFDPPIMALGWAVLVGGLAQLLFQLPHLHKIGMLVLPRLNLKDTGVWRVMKQMGPAIFGVSVSQISLIINTIFASFLVAGSVSWMYYADRLMELPAGVLGVALGTILLPALSKTHAGASREDYSKLLDWGLRLCLVLALPSAVALAIISEPLIVSLFQYGKFTAADTLMTQRALIAYSLGLVGIILVKILAPAFYAQQNIKTPVRIGLVTLLATQVMNVLFVFVIPLAHAGLALAIGLAACLNAGLLYWQLRKRGMFTPQPGWTLFAGKLLLALLVMVAALLLSMQHLPAWADGSMLWRLLRLGGLVGVGLLSYFAVLALLGFRLRDFARRSAL; this comes from the coding sequence ATGAATTTGCTCAAGTCGTTGGCCGCTGTCAGCTCCATGACCCTGCTTTCGCGTGTACTGGGTTTTGTGCGTGACACCATTATTGCTCGCACCTTCGGTGCTGGCGTGGCTTCGGACGCCTTTGTGGTGGCGTTTAAGCTGCCCAATCTGCTGCGCCGTATTTTTGCCGAGGGTGCGTTTTCCCAAGCGTTTGTGCCGATTCTGGCTGAATATAAAACTCAGCAGGGCGATGAGGCGACGCGCACGTTCCTGGCTTATGTCACCGGTCTGCTGACGTTGGTGCTGGCGCTGGTGACTTTTATCGGCATTCTTGCAGCGCCTTGGATCGTTTGGGCCTCCGCGCCGGGTTTTGCGGATGAGGCTGAGCGCTTTGAGCTGACCACCGACCTGCTGCGCATCACCTTCCCTTATATTTTGCTGATCTCGCTGTCATCGCTGGCGGGGGCGGTGCTCAATACGTGGAACCGGTTTTCGGTGCCGGCGTTTGTGCCGACCCTGCTGAACATCAGCATGATTGTCTTTGCGCTATTCCTGACGCCCTATTTTGACCCGCCCATCATGGCGCTGGGCTGGGCGGTGCTGGTGGGTGGCCTGGCACAGCTACTGTTTCAGCTGCCGCACCTGCACAAGATCGGCATGTTGGTGCTGCCCCGTCTGAACCTTAAAGACACCGGTGTTTGGCGGGTGATGAAGCAAATGGGTCCGGCGATTTTCGGGGTGTCTGTCAGTCAGATTTCGCTGATCATCAACACCATCTTCGCGTCTTTTCTGGTCGCAGGCTCCGTGTCTTGGATGTACTACGCCGACCGGTTAATGGAGCTGCCGGCCGGTGTGCTCGGCGTCGCATTGGGGACGATTCTGCTACCGGCCTTGTCGAAAACCCATGCCGGAGCCAGTCGCGAAGACTACTCCAAGCTGCTCGATTGGGGTTTGCGCCTGTGTCTGGTGCTGGCGCTGCCCAGTGCCGTGGCGTTGGCGATTATTTCAGAGCCGCTGATCGTCTCGCTGTTCCAGTACGGCAAGTTCACCGCTGCGGATACGTTGATGACCCAGCGCGCCTTGATTGCTTATTCGCTGGGGTTGGTTGGGATTATTTTGGTAAAAATCCTCGCGCCGGCGTTTTACGCTCAACAAAACATTAAAACGCCGGTGCGCATCGGGCTGGTGACGTTGCTGGCCACTCAAGTGATGAACGTCTTGTTTGTTTTCGTCATTCCCTTGGCTCACGCCGGCCTGGCGCTGGCTATCGGCTTGGCGGCTTGTCTGAATGCGGGGCTGCTGTATTGGCAGCTGCGCAAACGCGGGATGTTTACCCCTCAGCCCGGTTGGACACTGTTTGCCGGCAAGCTACTGCTGGCGTTGTTGGTGATGGTGGCAGCGTTGTTGTTGAGCATGCAGCACCTGCCAGCCTGGGCAGATGGCAGCATGCTCTGGCGCCTGCTGCGCCTTGGCGGCCTGGTTGGTGTGGGGCTGCTCAGCTATTTCGCGGTGTTGGCGCTGCTGGGCTTTCGCTTACGGGACTTTGCCCGGCGCAGCGCGCTGTAA
- the ribF gene encoding bifunctional riboflavin kinase/FAD synthetase: MQLVRGLHNLRPQHRGCVATIGNFDGVHRGHQAILARLRERSAELGVPSCVLIFEPQPREFFAPDTAPARLARLRDKLALLAAEGVDRVLCLSFNRRLRELSAAEFVQRALVDGLGVQHLEVGDDFRFGCDRAGDFAFLANAGEREGFTVEAATTVELDGIRVSSTRVREALDAGDFALAQHLLGRPFQIAGRVLHGQKLGRQLNAPTANVQLKRKRVPLKGVYLVSTEIDGQFWPGVANIGVRPSVAGDGSAHLEVHVLDFAGDLYGRRLTVAFHRKLRDEQRFASLEALKTAIAADIAAARAHWCT, encoded by the coding sequence ATGCAGCTGGTTCGAGGCCTACACAATCTGCGGCCCCAGCATCGGGGCTGTGTCGCCACCATCGGGAATTTCGACGGCGTCCATCGTGGACACCAGGCCATCTTGGCGCGTCTGCGTGAGCGCTCTGCCGAGCTGGGCGTGCCCAGTTGCGTGTTGATTTTCGAGCCGCAACCGCGTGAATTCTTTGCCCCGGATACCGCTCCCGCACGGTTGGCACGTTTGCGCGACAAGCTCGCGCTGCTGGCCGCCGAGGGTGTTGATCGGGTGCTGTGCCTGAGCTTCAACCGTCGTCTGCGTGAGCTAAGTGCTGCCGAATTCGTGCAGCGCGCGCTGGTCGATGGCTTGGGCGTGCAGCACCTAGAAGTGGGTGATGACTTTCGCTTTGGCTGCGACCGCGCCGGTGACTTTGCCTTTCTGGCGAATGCTGGCGAACGTGAAGGTTTCACGGTTGAAGCCGCCACCACCGTTGAATTGGACGGTATTCGGGTCAGCAGTACACGGGTGCGTGAAGCCCTGGATGCGGGTGATTTTGCCTTGGCGCAGCACCTGCTTGGGCGGCCCTTTCAGATCGCCGGTCGGGTTCTGCATGGGCAGAAATTGGGGCGTCAGCTGAATGCCCCGACCGCCAATGTACAACTCAAGCGCAAGCGCGTGCCGCTTAAGGGCGTCTACTTGGTCAGCACAGAAATTGACGGCCAGTTCTGGCCGGGCGTTGCCAACATCGGCGTGCGCCCCAGTGTTGCCGGTGATGGCAGTGCTCACCTAGAAGTACACGTGTTGGACTTTGCCGGTGACTTGTATGGCCGGCGTTTGACAGTGGCCTTCCACCGCAAGCTGCGTGATGAACAGCGTTTCGCCTCCCTCGAGGCACTGAAGACGGCGATTGCTGCCGATATTGCCGCCGCCCGTGCCCATTGGTGCACTTAA